TGCAGCCTTTGGTCGACCTGGCCAACATTATTAAGGTCGAACTGCCCGCCATTGACGCTGCCGAATTGCCGCGACACGTGGAACTATTAAGACACAGCAACGCTCAACTGCTGGCTGAAAAAATCGAAACACACGAAGAATTCGAACGCTGCCGCGAGCTTGGTTTCGACCTATATCAGGGCTACTTTCTTAGCAAACCGAATGTCGTGACGGGCAAGCGGATTCCGGTAAACCGCATCGCCGCGCTGCAGCTGGTAAACCAGCTGTGCAACCCAACGACACGCACCAGCGATTTGGTTAACACAGTCGGCTCGGATCCGTCGCTGTGCTACAAGCTCTTAAAATACGTGAATTCAGCGTCCAGCGGACTGACTCGCCACATCGATTCCATCTCTGCCGCCATCACGCTAATCGGATTCCGCCGCCTTCGTTCCTTCACAAGCCTGGCATTGCTGGCCAGCGCGTCCAACAACAAACCAATTCAGCTTGTCGCCACAGCACTTACGCGAGCTCGCATGTGCGAACAGCTTGCCATCGAACGCCGCCACGAACGGCCGGACATGTACTTCATCACCGGGCTGTTTTCGATGTTGGACGCGTTGCTCGATCAGCCGATGAATGAAGCTCTACAAGCCGTGCCCCTGGCAGATTCCATTAGCGATGCCATTTTGTCCAACAAAGGCACGCTGGCCGAAGTGCTGAATTGCGTCCTATGTTACGAACGCGGCGAATGGGAGGGAGTCATCCTGTCAGACGTCGCCTCAGACGTGATTCGATCGGCCTACGCTGACGCCCTGACGTGGGCTAACCGGTCGGTGGCAACACTCAACCAGATGGCGTGAACTACAAAACGCCGCCTCAAATCGTGTGAAATGCGCGAAAGGCATTTTACCGGCAACAAGCCAGCACGGCATGCTCCGCGCCGACCGCTTCAAATCGGCCGACAGACGGCTAAAATGCGACGCATGAGAGACGGAGTGGTCGCAGTCGTCTTCGACGCGACAAAAGAAAATTATCTGCTGGTCAAACGCCGTGACGTTCCTGTCTGGGTGCTGCCGGGTGGCGGCATTGACGACGGGGAAACTCCGGAAGTGTCGGCAGTGCGCGAAGTTCTCGAAGAAAGCGGCTTTGAAGTCGAAGTTGTCCGGCAGGTGGCCGTCTACACGCCAACCGGTCGCCTCACCAGTGAAACTCATTCGTTCGAATGTGCGATCGCCGGCGGTGCCCCGAGCATCAGCGACGAAAGCATGGACGTGAAGTTCTTTCCCGTCGATACCTATCCGCCGCCAGTGTTCGATGTCCATCGAAACTGGATGAGGGACGCATTGCGGAACGAGCCAGAGATCATCCGGAAGCCTGTCGAAGGACTCGACTGGAAGGGGATTGTGAAGATTCTGGTCAGGCACCCAGTCATTGCGATTCGTTACCTGCTTTCCAGAATCGGCATCCGTTGGAATTCGAAGTAAACGCCATGACTGCTCGCTACAACATTTCAGAATCCTGGCAGTGGAATCTGGAGAACGCGCCGGCTCTGAC
This DNA window, taken from Fuerstiella marisgermanici, encodes the following:
- a CDS encoding NUDIX hydrolase — translated: MRRMRDGVVAVVFDATKENYLLVKRRDVPVWVLPGGGIDDGETPEVSAVREVLEESGFEVEVVRQVAVYTPTGRLTSETHSFECAIAGGAPSISDESMDVKFFPVDTYPPPVFDVHRNWMRDALRNEPEIIRKPVEGLDWKGIVKILVRHPVIAIRYLLSRIGIRWNSK
- a CDS encoding EAL and HDOD domain-containing protein — its product is MPCTFIGCQPIYKSNLDVAAYEILYRSGTDNAASFADGDQATAELILNTFTDIGLDQVVGEHPAFINVTRKFILDHHAYTLPKERVVLEVLEDIQPEPEILEALQGLSESGYTIALDDFVYAPHMQPLVDLANIIKVELPAIDAAELPRHVELLRHSNAQLLAEKIETHEEFERCRELGFDLYQGYFLSKPNVVTGKRIPVNRIAALQLVNQLCNPTTRTSDLVNTVGSDPSLCYKLLKYVNSASSGLTRHIDSISAAITLIGFRRLRSFTSLALLASASNNKPIQLVATALTRARMCEQLAIERRHERPDMYFITGLFSMLDALLDQPMNEALQAVPLADSISDAILSNKGTLAEVLNCVLCYERGEWEGVILSDVASDVIRSAYADALTWANRSVATLNQMA